From Lentimicrobiaceae bacterium, one genomic window encodes:
- the pdxA gene encoding 4-hydroxythreonine-4-phosphate dehydrogenase PdxA, whose translation MTKTSEKEHIIAGITHGDLNGIGYEVIIKSLMDARIMEMFTPIVYGSSKVASYHRKTLNINDFTFNLIKKADMAVPRRANIINIYEPEIKIDMGVSTHLAGEMAFLALEAAIEDIKKGLIDVLVTAPINKKNIQSDKFNFPGHTEYLAEKFSASDPLMLMVSGNLRIGVVTGHIPLTEVSNTINTELILNKIKILNESLKRDFNIQRPKIALFGLNPHAGDEGLLGNEEIDIIIPAVNQAMEQGILAYGPYAADGFFGSETFTQFDGMLAMYHDQGLLPFKTLAFESGVNYTAGLPFVRTSPAHGTAYELAGKDKASPDAFRAAIYLAIDIYKNRQMFDHLQANALSNTEHK comes from the coding sequence ATGACAAAAACATCAGAAAAAGAACATATTATTGCGGGTATTACCCATGGTGATTTGAATGGAATTGGTTATGAGGTGATAATAAAATCCCTGATGGATGCACGCATTATGGAAATGTTCACCCCCATAGTGTATGGCTCATCAAAAGTAGCTTCATATCATCGTAAAACACTAAATATAAATGATTTTACATTTAATTTGATTAAGAAAGCCGATATGGCAGTGCCTCGTCGTGCTAATATTATTAATATTTATGAGCCTGAAATAAAAATAGATATGGGAGTATCCACCCATCTGGCAGGCGAAATGGCTTTTTTGGCATTGGAAGCTGCCATTGAAGACATTAAAAAGGGATTAATAGATGTCCTGGTAACGGCGCCTATTAATAAAAAGAATATTCAAAGCGATAAATTTAATTTTCCGGGGCATACTGAGTATCTTGCTGAGAAATTTTCTGCTTCCGACCCGTTAATGCTCATGGTAAGTGGAAATTTGCGGATTGGGGTTGTAACTGGTCATATTCCCCTGACAGAGGTATCCAATACAATTAATACAGAACTGATATTAAATAAAATAAAAATCCTTAACGAATCATTGAAACGGGATTTTAATATCCAACGCCCCAAAATTGCTTTATTTGGGCTTAATCCCCATGCTGGCGACGAAGGTTTGCTTGGAAACGAAGAAATTGATATAATTATACCGGCAGTCAACCAAGCTATGGAACAAGGCATTCTGGCATATGGACCTTACGCTGCCGACGGTTTTTTTGGTTCGGAAACTTTTACCCAATTCGATGGCATGTTGGCAATGTACCACGACCAGGGATTACTTCCTTTTAAGACTCTTGCTTTTGAAAGTGGGGTTAATTACACGGCAGGATTACCTTTTGTGAGAACTTCTCCTGCTCATGGAACTGCTTATGAACTGGCAGGAAAGGATAAGGCTTCACCGGATGCCTTCAGAGCAGCTATCTATTTAGCAATAGATATTTACAAAAACAGGCAAATGTTCGATCATCTTCAGGCAAATGCCCTCAGCAATACCGAACATAAATAA
- the mqnC gene encoding dehypoxanthine futalosine cyclase, which translates to MNTNRVLNKAMRAEFLSATEGLFLLSEAPLAELMWTANEIRKILHPDGKVTWIIDRNVNITNVCMSGCKFCNFHCTPKSKNAYITIIEQYIKKIDETIQLGGEQLLLQGGMHPDLGLSFYTDLFSQLKKLYPKLKLHALGPPEIAFLAKKEQFSYKKVLEILMEAGLDSLPGAGAEILSDRVRHFLSPGKCSAKEWLDVMRIAHKLNLVTSATMMFGHVETIAERMEHLVKLREVQLEKPENAPGFLSFIPWPFQHKNTVLFSKYNVSNRVNAEEYLRMIAVSRLMLPNIPNLQPSWLTVGKQTAQLCLHAGANDFGSIMIEENVVSGAGASNNFNAAGIQNAIREAGFTPQQRNQRFEYIYT; encoded by the coding sequence ATGAATACAAATCGGGTACTTAATAAGGCTATGCGGGCAGAGTTTCTTTCAGCAACGGAAGGACTATTTCTTCTTTCGGAAGCACCCCTTGCAGAATTAATGTGGACGGCAAATGAAATTCGTAAAATACTTCATCCAGACGGAAAAGTTACCTGGATTATTGATCGTAATGTAAATATTACCAACGTTTGTATGTCCGGCTGCAAATTTTGCAATTTTCATTGTACGCCAAAAAGTAAAAACGCTTATATAACTATTATTGAACAATATATTAAAAAAATAGATGAAACAATACAATTGGGTGGAGAACAATTGCTCCTCCAGGGAGGTATGCATCCGGATTTGGGGCTTTCTTTTTATACCGACCTTTTCAGCCAGTTAAAAAAACTATATCCCAAGTTGAAACTTCATGCATTGGGTCCTCCGGAAATTGCTTTTCTTGCCAAAAAAGAACAATTTTCTTATAAAAAAGTACTGGAAATACTTATGGAAGCAGGTCTGGATAGCCTTCCTGGTGCTGGTGCCGAAATTTTATCAGACAGGGTACGGCACTTTCTCTCGCCAGGTAAATGTTCTGCAAAAGAATGGCTGGATGTAATGCGTATTGCCCACAAATTAAATCTGGTAACTTCGGCAACAATGATGTTTGGGCATGTAGAAACTATTGCAGAAAGGATGGAACATCTGGTAAAATTAAGAGAAGTACAATTAGAAAAGCCAGAAAACGCTCCAGGTTTTCTTTCGTTTATTCCCTGGCCATTTCAACATAAAAATACTGTTCTTTTTTCAAAATACAATGTTTCGAACCGTGTAAATGCAGAGGAATACCTTAGAATGATTGCAGTTAGCCGGTTGATGCTTCCCAACATACCCAATCTTCAGCCATCGTGGCTAACAGTAGGAAAGCAAACAGCACAGCTTTGCCTGCATGCAGGAGCCAACGACTTCGGTTCCATTATGATAGAAGAGAATGTGGTTTCGGGTGCAGGGGCAAGCAACAATTTTAATGCTGCCGGAATTCAAAATGCCATTCGCGAAGCTGGTTTTACGCCCCAGCAAAGAAATCAGAGATTTGAATATATTTATACATAG